AAAAGTCACCCATTATTCCGGGCAACCTTTTACGGTGTTTGGCCAGGCCAAAGAGGTAACGCTAAATCTTTCCGGCACTCCTGCCCAAGACACGTTTGAAGTGTCTGGCACTGTCTCAGAAAATCCCACGCTCAGCATTAGCATTCGGTTCACACGTCGTGCAGAATTGCCGTAACCCTAACCCGGCGTTCGAGCGGGACTGCCGAAAAGCGCGGCAGCCCCTCAACTTTACGTTGGGCGTCTTAGACACATGGCGAAGCTTCTACCCTTTGAGCATGCGATCTTGAGCGAGGTGGGCTCGTCGCTGTCGCCAGAACAACGCGGACAGTTTGTAAGAGGGGTCGGGCCTTACATTTGACATTTTATCCCTCCTTTCGACAAGCTTTACCGCACGACTTAGGTAGCATAGCTATTTGATCTGAATAGCATAACTAAATGATAATTGAGTGTCAAATGTAAGGCCTGATGCTAATTTTGCAAATAAGGGGCTTGCTATTCAAGACGGTATCTGACCCCACTGTCTCATTGTTCCTCTCGAGCAGCGCAGTTCCAATTAGGCGTGACAGCATCATTTCACCCCCTCGCGCATGGCAATCAGGCTGGCGACCACGCTGGCCCCGATCAACACCGCGACGATGGCAAGCGATGCCCCCACCGGAACGTGGTACCACGGCAGGATTAGCATCTTGGCGCCAATGAAAGTAAGTACCAAGGCGAGGCCGTATTTGAGCAGATGAAAACGGTCCGCCACGTCGGCCAGCAGAAAATACAACGCGCGCAGGCCCATGATGGCAAAGATATTGGAGGTGAAGACGACGAAGGGATCGGTGGTGATCGCGAAAATGGCCGGGATGGAATCCACCGCGAAAACCAGATCGGTGACCTCGATCAGGATCAGTACCAGAAACAATGGCGTGAAATAGCGCACGCCGTCCTTCATCACGGTGAATTTTTCGCCGTGATCGCCGTCGCTGATGCGCAGATGGCGACGCGCGAATTTCAGCACCGGGTTCTGCTCCAAATCAGGCGTCTTCTCCGCCATCACCAGCATACGCACGCCGGTGATCACCAGAAACACACCAAATATATACAGCACCCAGCTAAATTCCTGCACCACCCACGCCCCCGCCAAAATCATCACCGCGCGCAGCACGATGGCGCCGAGCACGCCGTAGATCAGCACGCGGCGCTGGTATTCGGCGGGGACGTGGAACGCAGTGAAGATCAACAGAAAGATGAACACATTGTCAACCGACAGCGACTTCTCGATCAGATAGCCGGTGAGGAATTCTAATGCCTTGCGGTCAGCCATTTCCGGCCCCACCGAGTCGGTCAAGTGCCACCACAGGCCAGCGTTAAACGCGAGCGCTAGGCTCACCCAGACCAGCGACCAGAGCGCGGCCTCTTTGACGCTGACCTTGTGTACTTTCCGACCGCCGAACACAAACAGATCCAGCGCCAGCATCACTAGCACAAATGCGATAAAACCCGCCCACATCGTGGGAGTCGCGAAACTATCAATACTTTGCATACGGTACGTGCCTGTAATTAAAAAATCGGGTTCATATCGTAATGGAATGGACGCCCACTTCCCAATACGGCATCCAAGTGCCAAAGTAGTGGTTGTGCTTAAGCAAACACTAAACAAGGAAAGGGGCATCCGAAATGAAGATTACGACAATAGGCATCGATTTGGCAAAGACTATTTTTCAGATTCATGGAGTTGACCAGTATGGCAAATGTTGTACGCAAGCAACTCGAGCGTGCCGAGATGTCCCCGTGCCTGATCGGCATGGAAGCCTGCGGCAGCGCTCACTACTGGGCAAGGAAACTGTGAGGTTATGGCCACACTGTCAAACTCAAGGCGAAAAACTGGGGTCAAAAAATTGGGGTCAGATACCGTCTTGAATAGCAAGCCCCTTATTTGCAAAATTAGCATCAAATGGCCTACCTGATTTCACCACGCCATAGATAATATGCACGAGTTTACGCATGGCTGCCCCGATAACGGCCTTCGGCACCAGCCCGTTAGCCTTCATTCTTTCCCCAAACGCTTGT
This DNA window, taken from Sulfuriferula thiophila, encodes the following:
- a CDS encoding TerC family protein; protein product: MQSIDSFATPTMWAGFIAFVLVMLALDLFVFGGRKVHKVSVKEAALWSLVWVSLALAFNAGLWWHLTDSVGPEMADRKALEFLTGYLIEKSLSVDNVFIFLLIFTAFHVPAEYQRRVLIYGVLGAIVLRAVMILAGAWVVQEFSWVLYIFGVFLVITGVRMLVMAEKTPDLEQNPVLKFARRHLRISDGDHGEKFTVMKDGVRYFTPLFLVLILIEVTDLVFAVDSIPAIFAITTDPFVVFTSNIFAIMGLRALYFLLADVADRFHLLKYGLALVLTFIGAKMLILPWYHVPVGASLAIVAVLIGASVVASLIAMREGVK
- a CDS encoding GrlR family regulatory protein; the protein is MLEALWSIEFLSNVGGFGSGVVVLETGRILGGDAQYFYVGSYSVENHTIRATVKVTHYSGQPFTVFGQAKEVTLNLSGTPAQDTFEVSGTVSENPTLSISIRFTRRAELP